From one Cognatishimia sp. WU-CL00825 genomic stretch:
- the lysA gene encoding diaminopimelate decarboxylase, giving the protein MDHFLYRDGTLFAEDVPVAEIAAQIGTPFYCYSTATFERHFRLFDEALEGLDHLVCYAMKAASNQAILKTLAALGAGMDVVSGGEYARAKAAGVPGERIVFSGVGKTREEIHAALSGGIRQFNVESEPEMVVINDVALELGVKAPITVRVNPDVDAKTHAKIATGKSENKFGIPISRAREVYAHAASLPGLDVIGIDVHIGSQLTQLEPFKLAYEKVAELTEVLRADGHNIRRLDLGGGLGIPYERSNEAPPLPIEYGAMVKETLGHLGCEIEIEPGRLIAGNAGILVSKVIYVKEGEDRQFMIIDGAMNDLIRPAMYEAHHDIIPVVEAPPGEEPATYDIVGPVCESGDTFAKGRTMAEVSPGDLVAFRSAGAYGAVMASEYNTRPLIPEVLVHGDQFAVIRRRPTFEEMINRDTIPEWL; this is encoded by the coding sequence ATGGACCATTTTCTGTATCGTGATGGCACGTTGTTTGCCGAAGATGTCCCTGTGGCAGAGATCGCCGCACAGATTGGCACCCCGTTTTATTGCTATTCTACGGCCACGTTTGAGCGGCATTTCCGACTTTTTGATGAGGCGTTGGAAGGCTTGGATCATCTGGTGTGCTACGCCATGAAGGCGGCCAGCAATCAGGCGATCCTGAAAACATTGGCAGCGCTTGGCGCAGGCATGGATGTGGTCTCTGGGGGCGAATACGCCCGCGCCAAAGCCGCTGGCGTGCCTGGTGAACGGATTGTATTTTCGGGTGTCGGTAAGACCCGCGAAGAAATTCATGCGGCACTTTCCGGCGGGATTCGGCAGTTCAACGTAGAATCCGAACCCGAAATGGTGGTGATCAACGACGTGGCTTTGGAATTGGGTGTGAAAGCGCCGATTACCGTGCGTGTCAATCCTGATGTCGACGCCAAAACCCATGCCAAGATCGCAACAGGAAAATCCGAAAACAAATTTGGCATCCCAATAAGCCGCGCCCGCGAAGTCTATGCCCATGCGGCCAGCCTGCCAGGCCTGGATGTGATAGGTATTGACGTGCATATTGGCAGCCAATTGACCCAGCTAGAACCTTTTAAATTGGCCTATGAAAAAGTGGCTGAGCTGACCGAAGTGTTGCGGGCAGATGGCCATAACATTCGCCGACTGGATCTGGGCGGCGGCCTTGGCATTCCCTATGAACGTTCAAACGAGGCCCCGCCCTTACCCATAGAATATGGCGCGATGGTCAAAGAAACCCTGGGCCATCTTGGCTGCGAGATCGAGATTGAGCCGGGGCGTCTGATTGCTGGCAATGCCGGGATTTTGGTCAGCAAAGTTATCTATGTCAAAGAGGGAGAAGATCGCCAATTCATGATCATTGATGGCGCGATGAATGATCTGATCCGCCCCGCAATGTATGAAGCCCACCATGATATTATCCCGGTTGTCGAAGCCCCCCCCGGAGAAGAGCCTGCGACCTATGACATCGTGGGGCCAGTCTGCGAATCTGGCGATACCTTTGCCAAGGGGCGTACCATGGCAGAGGTATCCCCAGGGGATCTGGTCGCCTTCCGCTCTGCAGGAGCATATGGGGCAGTCATGGCCAGCGAATATAATACACGACCGCTGATCCCAGAGGTTTTGGTGCATGGTGATCAATTTGCGGTTATCCGCCGACGTCCAACCTTTGAAGAAATGATAAATCGCGATACCATCCCCGAGTGGCTCTAG
- the argH gene encoding argininosuccinate lyase, producing the protein MTDNSSNQMWGGRFAAGPDAIMEAINASIGYDRRMAAQDITGSRAHAAMLAKAGIITDKDAEAIREGLLTVLSEIEGGTFNYSAALEDIHMNVEARLKEIVGEPAGRLHTGRSRNDQVATDFKLWVRDQMDAAISGIEALMKALVVQAEAGADWVMPGFTHLQVAQPVTWGHHMMAYVEMLARDRSRFVDARKRMNESPLGAAALAGTSFPIDRHMTAQALGFDRPSANSLDAVSDRDFALDFLGAASICAIHLSRLSEELVIWSSAQFRFVTLSDRFSTGSSIMPQKKNPDAAELIRAKIGRIYGANTALTMVMKGLPLAYSKDMQEDKEQTFDAADSLMLALAAMEGMVKDMSANTESLEAAAGTGFSTATDLADWLVRALNMPFRDAHHVTGSLVAMAETRGCDLPDLTLEDMQSVHEHITDDVFGVLGVHNSVASRVSFGGTAPSQVRQQVARWKDLLG; encoded by the coding sequence ATGACAGATAATTCCTCAAACCAGATGTGGGGCGGCCGCTTTGCCGCCGGTCCAGACGCGATCATGGAAGCGATTAACGCTTCGATCGGGTATGACCGACGGATGGCAGCACAGGATATTACTGGCTCTCGGGCCCACGCAGCCATGTTGGCCAAGGCAGGCATCATTACGGATAAGGATGCCGAAGCCATTAGGGAAGGCCTCCTCACGGTCTTGTCAGAAATAGAGGGCGGAACCTTTAACTATTCTGCAGCTTTGGAAGACATTCATATGAATGTCGAAGCGCGTTTAAAAGAGATTGTAGGCGAACCAGCGGGGCGCTTGCACACCGGGCGTTCCCGCAACGACCAAGTGGCAACAGACTTTAAACTTTGGGTGCGCGACCAGATGGACGCTGCCATTTCCGGCATCGAAGCGCTGATGAAAGCACTTGTGGTCCAGGCCGAGGCCGGGGCCGATTGGGTGATGCCGGGCTTTACCCATCTGCAAGTGGCGCAACCAGTAACTTGGGGTCACCATATGATGGCCTATGTAGAGATGCTGGCGCGGGATCGGTCGCGTTTTGTGGATGCGCGCAAACGGATGAATGAATCGCCCTTGGGGGCTGCGGCCCTTGCGGGCACCTCTTTCCCGATTGACCGGCACATGACAGCCCAGGCGCTGGGGTTTGACCGCCCATCTGCCAACTCTTTGGATGCGGTCTCTGATCGTGATTTCGCGCTGGATTTCCTTGGCGCGGCATCGATCTGCGCCATCCATCTGTCGCGACTGTCCGAAGAACTGGTGATCTGGTCCTCGGCGCAGTTCCGGTTTGTGACGCTGTCTGACCGTTTCTCGACCGGCAGTTCGATCATGCCACAAAAGAAGAACCCGGATGCGGCGGAACTGATCCGCGCAAAAATTGGCCGGATTTACGGGGCAAATACGGCCCTGACCATGGTGATGAAGGGCCTGCCGCTGGCCTATTCCAAAGACATGCAGGAAGACAAAGAGCAAACCTTTGACGCGGCTGATAGCCTGATGCTGGCCCTCGCGGCGATGGAAGGCATGGTGAAAGACATGTCCGCCAATACCGAAAGCCTAGAAGCGGCAGCAGGCACCGGTTTCTCGACGGCGACCGATCTGGCCGACTGGCTGGTGCGTGCGCTCAATATGCCATTCCGCGATGCGCACCATGTGACAGGCTCTTTGGTGGCCATGGCGGAAACCCGCGGCTGTGATTTGCCGGATCTGACGCTAGAGGATATGCAGTCGGTACATGAGCACATCACTGATGACGTCTTTGGCGTCTTGGGTGTGCATAACTCTGTGGCCTCGCGCGTGTCATTTGGCGGTACTGCACCGTCGCAAGTGCGCCAACAGGTCGCCCGCTGGAAGGATCTGTTGGGGTGA
- a CDS encoding TIGR02302 family protein encodes MATPDGSKTILNKLGWVLSLTRLGLAAERAIRAFWPLWSVLFLAVSLLMMGVQDRLSVEAVWGLGFCFCGAALWLLVRGVLQMRWPSRDEAFHRLDETLPGRPLQSLVDQPAMGKQDPITQSIWQAHQVRMAEQASAAKAPEPDLRLARFDPFGLRHLALIALSVALLFGSFGRLTSLSAMAPGGRLPTISGASWEGWIEPPAYTGLPTLYLNDQSDAVLDLPENSRVVLRLYGEIGALTVQETVSARLGDVPSAAAPEQDFVLRQSGDLSIAGEGGRSWQIDLQLDQAPVLTSIGTATTSGRGEMSLPYDAMDDHGVVGGTAIVRLDLPQIGRRHGLRVAPENTDPMELQLPLPIRGSRADFQEVLIEDFSDHVWAHLPVTIELIVQDAALQSSLPQKVAIALPARRFFDPLANAVIEQRRDLLWSRENGPRVVQLLRAISHNPQPGLFRKDSDYLRFRSILHRLEAYVASGLTIAARDEITQDLWALALALEEGNLGDAIERMARAQERLAEAIKNGASDEEIARLMQELREATQDYMRQLAQRNTQQGNDTAGQQQSENALRMTQDDLQRMMDRIQELMEQGRMAEAQQALKEFQELMENMQVTEGGEGQPSPGQQALDELGDTLRQQQGLSDQAFRQLQEQFNPNAQAGQSQGNEGSSGGQGRGEAHDGTGGTGQGQSQGENGSPGQEGPQQGGTEGALSDQQQALRQELERQRQNLPRTGSPEGDAAREALGRAGEAMDGAEQALRENDLAEAIDQQAEAMDALREGMRSLGDALAQNQSGQSDGQGRADNQSGQNNDPLGRNQGNGGQAGTDQGLLQGEDVYRRARDLLDEIRRRAGETDRSDQERGYLKRLLDRF; translated from the coding sequence GTGGCAACACCTGACGGGTCAAAAACCATTCTAAACAAGCTTGGCTGGGTTCTGTCGCTCACGCGTCTGGGCCTTGCGGCCGAGCGCGCGATTCGAGCATTCTGGCCACTTTGGTCGGTGCTGTTTCTGGCGGTGAGTTTGTTGATGATGGGTGTGCAAGACCGCCTGTCCGTCGAAGCGGTCTGGGGCTTGGGATTTTGCTTTTGTGGTGCCGCGCTTTGGTTGCTGGTCCGCGGTGTTCTACAAATGCGCTGGCCCAGCCGCGACGAGGCTTTTCACCGGCTTGATGAAACTCTGCCGGGACGGCCGTTGCAAAGCCTGGTTGATCAACCGGCAATGGGCAAACAAGACCCCATAACCCAGTCGATTTGGCAGGCTCATCAGGTCCGGATGGCAGAGCAAGCCAGTGCCGCCAAAGCGCCAGAGCCAGATCTGCGTTTGGCGCGATTTGACCCCTTTGGATTGCGACACCTTGCGTTGATCGCCTTAAGTGTCGCACTGCTGTTTGGCAGTTTCGGACGCCTCACCAGCCTGTCCGCCATGGCTCCGGGGGGCCGTTTGCCCACAATCTCTGGGGCCTCTTGGGAGGGGTGGATTGAACCGCCTGCCTATACGGGACTGCCAACACTATACTTAAACGACCAAAGCGACGCGGTTCTAGATCTGCCTGAGAACAGCCGCGTGGTTTTGCGACTATATGGAGAGATCGGCGCGCTAACGGTGCAAGAAACCGTGTCCGCGCGGCTTGGGGACGTGCCAAGCGCAGCAGCCCCAGAGCAGGATTTCGTGTTGCGCCAATCGGGTGATTTAAGCATTGCGGGAGAGGGCGGCCGCAGCTGGCAGATTGATCTGCAGCTGGATCAGGCCCCGGTTCTGACGTCCATTGGCACCGCAACGACAAGTGGCCGCGGCGAGATGAGCCTGCCTTATGACGCTATGGACGACCATGGTGTTGTTGGCGGAACTGCGATTGTGCGTTTGGATTTACCACAGATTGGCCGCCGGCATGGTTTGCGAGTCGCGCCAGAAAACACCGACCCCATGGAACTTCAGCTGCCTTTGCCCATCCGTGGGTCGCGGGCGGATTTTCAGGAAGTGTTGATAGAAGATTTCTCTGATCATGTCTGGGCGCACTTGCCGGTGACCATAGAGCTAATAGTGCAAGATGCAGCGCTACAAAGCAGCCTGCCGCAAAAGGTTGCGATTGCGCTGCCAGCGCGCCGCTTCTTTGATCCATTGGCCAATGCAGTGATCGAACAACGCCGCGATCTTTTGTGGTCGCGCGAAAACGGCCCGCGTGTTGTCCAACTTTTGCGCGCCATTTCCCATAATCCGCAGCCCGGCTTGTTTCGCAAAGACAGTGACTATCTGCGCTTTCGCTCGATCCTTCACCGGCTTGAGGCCTATGTTGCTTCTGGCCTGACCATCGCTGCGCGTGACGAAATCACCCAGGATCTGTGGGCGCTTGCCCTCGCGCTAGAAGAAGGCAATTTGGGAGATGCCATAGAGCGCATGGCCCGTGCCCAAGAACGTTTGGCCGAAGCCATCAAAAATGGGGCAAGCGACGAAGAAATTGCGCGCCTGATGCAGGAATTGCGTGAGGCCACGCAGGACTATATGCGGCAACTGGCACAGCGCAACACACAACAGGGCAATGACACTGCGGGGCAGCAACAATCGGAAAACGCGCTGCGCATGACCCAGGACGATCTGCAACGCATGATGGATCGCATTCAAGAGCTGATGGAACAAGGCCGTATGGCCGAAGCCCAGCAGGCTTTGAAAGAATTCCAAGAGTTGATGGAAAACATGCAAGTGACCGAAGGCGGCGAAGGTCAACCGTCACCTGGGCAACAGGCTCTGGACGAGTTGGGCGATACATTGCGTCAGCAGCAAGGCCTCTCAGACCAAGCGTTTCGTCAACTGCAAGAACAATTTAACCCCAACGCCCAAGCGGGCCAATCCCAAGGCAACGAGGGCTCTAGCGGCGGGCAGGGCCGAGGCGAGGCGCATGATGGCACTGGCGGAACCGGTCAGGGTCAAAGCCAGGGTGAAAACGGGTCGCCTGGGCAAGAAGGCCCACAACAAGGTGGGACCGAAGGGGCGCTCTCGGATCAGCAGCAAGCTTTGCGCCAAGAGTTGGAACGCCAAAGACAAAACCTGCCAAGAACCGGGTCGCCCGAAGGCGATGCTGCACGCGAGGCGCTGGGGCGGGCTGGTGAAGCGATGGATGGGGCTGAACAGGCCCTGCGAGAAAACGATCTGGCCGAAGCCATTGATCAGCAAGCCGAAGCAATGGACGCCTTGCGCGAAGGCATGCGCAGTCTGGGTGATGCGCTTGCGCAAAATCAGTCAGGCCAAAGCGACGGCCAAGGGCGCGCCGACAACCAATCCGGTCAAAACAACGATCCCTTGGGGCGCAACCAAGGCAACGGCGGCCAGGCTGGCACCGACCAAGGCTTGTTGCAGGGCGAGGACGTTTATCGCCGGGCACGCGATTTGCTTGACGAAATCAGGCGCCGCGCTGGCGAGACCGATCGCTCAGATCAGGAACGCGGTTATCTAAAGCGTTTATTAGACCGTTTCTGA
- a CDS encoding acetyl-CoA C-acetyltransferase, whose translation MTNVVIASAARTAVGSFGGAFANTPAHDMGATVLEAVVERAGIDKSEVSETILGQVLTAGQGQNPARQAHINAGLPQESAAWSLNQVCGSGLRAVALGAQHIMLGDASIVAAGGQENMTLSPHVAHLRAGQKMGDMKYIDSMIKDGLWDAFNNYHMGQTAENVANKWQISREMQDEFAVASQNKAEAAQKAGKFADEIAAFTVKTRKGDIIVDSDEYIRHGATMAAMQKLRPAFVRDGGTVTAANASGLNDGAAATLLMSADDAEKRGIEPLARIASYATAGLDPSIMGVGPIYASRKALDKAGWSVNDLDLVEANEAFAAQACAVNKDMGWDPSIVNVNGGAIAIGHPIGASGCRVLNTLLFEMQRRGAKKGLATLCIGGGMGVAVCVERP comes from the coding sequence ATGACAAACGTAGTGATTGCCTCAGCGGCACGGACCGCAGTTGGCAGCTTTGGCGGCGCGTTCGCAAATACGCCAGCACATGATATGGGCGCCACAGTTCTGGAAGCCGTCGTTGAACGTGCGGGCATCGACAAGTCAGAAGTTTCTGAAACAATTCTTGGCCAGGTTTTGACAGCGGGCCAAGGTCAGAACCCAGCACGCCAAGCACATATCAACGCCGGTCTGCCACAGGAAAGTGCCGCCTGGAGCCTAAATCAAGTGTGTGGTTCCGGTTTGCGTGCTGTTGCCCTTGGTGCGCAGCACATCATGCTGGGCGATGCATCCATCGTTGCGGCGGGTGGCCAGGAAAATATGACGCTTTCCCCACATGTTGCGCATCTGCGTGCGGGTCAGAAAATGGGCGATATGAAATATATCGACTCTATGATCAAAGACGGCCTGTGGGACGCCTTTAACAACTATCACATGGGCCAGACCGCAGAAAACGTCGCAAACAAATGGCAAATCTCTCGCGAAATGCAGGACGAATTTGCTGTGGCTTCGCAAAACAAAGCAGAAGCGGCTCAGAAAGCGGGTAAGTTCGCTGATGAAATCGCGGCCTTCACCGTGAAGACCCGCAAAGGCGACATTATTGTCGACAGCGACGAATACATCCGTCACGGCGCAACAATGGCGGCGATGCAAAAGCTGCGCCCCGCATTTGTACGCGACGGCGGCACCGTTACGGCGGCAAACGCATCGGGCCTGAACGATGGGGCCGCGGCCACATTGTTGATGTCTGCAGATGACGCCGAAAAGCGCGGCATCGAACCATTGGCGCGCATTGCGTCCTATGCAACCGCTGGTCTGGACCCATCCATCATGGGCGTTGGCCCAATTTACGCGTCACGCAAAGCATTGGACAAAGCAGGTTGGTCGGTGAATGACCTTGATCTGGTTGAAGCCAACGAAGCCTTTGCAGCACAGGCCTGCGCCGTGAACAAAGACATGGGCTGGGATCCATCTATCGTCAACGTCAATGGCGGTGCGATTGCGATTGGCCACCCAATTGGTGCTTCGGGTTGCCGCGTTCTGAACACGCTTTTGTTTGAAATGCAGCGTCGCGGAGCCAAAAAAGGCTTGGCAACACTTTGCATCGGCGGCGGCATGGGAGTCGCGGTCTGTGTCGAGCGTCCATAA
- a CDS encoding EAL domain-containing protein, with amino-acid sequence MGRRHKAHKVAKRGNPLDYAVATRDRATLDMVKDAIAHKEVLLAFQPIVKAGAPNTPAFFEGLIRVLDETGRVIPAKDFMNSVADTETGRQLDCLSVELSLRALAANPTLRLSVNMSARSIGYRRWMKTLENGLKRNPTIAERLILEISEPTAMQVPELVMDFMDELQAKGIAFALDDYASDLTSFRYFKEFFFDILKVDGQFTRNIHQDAENQILAGAMASIARQFDIFTVATRVETVEDAGVLTHLGFDCLQGFLFGAPTVNPPWQSNKRKQSAA; translated from the coding sequence ATGGGTCGCAGACACAAAGCACATAAGGTTGCCAAACGAGGTAATCCCTTGGACTATGCCGTGGCGACCCGAGATCGCGCCACCTTGGACATGGTCAAAGACGCCATCGCTCACAAAGAGGTGTTGCTGGCTTTTCAGCCTATTGTCAAAGCGGGTGCCCCCAATACCCCGGCCTTTTTTGAAGGGTTGATTCGTGTGTTGGATGAAACTGGTCGGGTGATTCCCGCCAAGGATTTCATGAATTCAGTGGCCGATACCGAAACCGGGCGGCAGCTTGATTGCCTTTCGGTTGAGCTAAGCCTTCGGGCTTTGGCCGCAAATCCGACCCTGCGACTATCTGTCAATATGTCAGCCCGCTCAATTGGATATCGCCGTTGGATGAAGACGCTTGAAAACGGATTGAAACGCAATCCGACAATTGCCGAGCGATTGATTTTGGAAATCTCTGAGCCAACGGCGATGCAAGTGCCCGAGCTGGTGATGGATTTCATGGATGAACTGCAGGCTAAGGGCATCGCCTTCGCACTGGACGATTATGCATCCGATCTCACTTCTTTTAGGTATTTCAAAGAGTTCTTCTTTGATATTCTCAAAGTCGACGGTCAGTTCACCCGCAATATTCATCAGGATGCAGAAAACCAAATCCTCGCCGGCGCTATGGCGTCTATTGCGCGCCAATTCGACATTTTCACTGTTGCCACACGGGTCGAGACGGTGGAAGATGCGGGGGTATTGACCCATCTTGGGTTCGATTGCCTTCAGGGATTTCTGTTTGGCGCACCCACAGTTAATCCTCCATGGCAAAGCAATAAACGCAAACAATCAGCTGCGTAA
- a CDS encoding FtsX-like permease family protein — MKALFVSVTSVFVGDAQADRMVPPTGFTARLTLFASGAMAFLAVFALALSLASGRLAKRWGDELAQSSTLRISAPVEQLAAQTEAALKILTTTPGIAEARAMTSEEQRALLSPWFGPDLPVENLPIPQLIEIKEDSAGYDATGLRLRLQAEVPGAVLDDHTRWRRPLQQAAGRLRLLGVVSIVLIAAVTGAMITLAANAALAANAKVIAVLRLVGANDDYIAKAFVRRFTLRALTGAAVGTALGLAAVFLLPSATDQAGFLTGLGFAGLSFLWLVLLPLLAAAVAFLATGAAARRTLSELR; from the coding sequence ATGAAGGCGCTTTTTGTGTCTGTGACCAGCGTGTTTGTTGGCGATGCCCAGGCCGACCGAATGGTGCCGCCAACTGGTTTCACAGCGCGCCTCACGCTATTTGCCTCGGGTGCCATGGCGTTTTTGGCAGTCTTTGCACTGGCCTTGTCACTGGCCTCTGGTCGCTTGGCAAAACGCTGGGGCGACGAACTGGCCCAAAGCTCCACGCTGCGCATTTCCGCCCCCGTTGAACAACTGGCCGCCCAGACCGAAGCGGCGCTAAAAATTCTGACCACCACGCCGGGCATCGCCGAAGCGCGGGCTATGACGTCAGAAGAACAGCGCGCCTTGCTCAGCCCCTGGTTTGGGCCGGACCTGCCGGTTGAAAATCTACCAATTCCACAACTCATTGAAATCAAAGAGGATAGCGCCGGATATGATGCAACAGGCCTGCGCTTGCGCCTTCAGGCCGAAGTGCCGGGGGCGGTGCTCGACGATCACACCCGCTGGCGGCGCCCGCTGCAACAGGCTGCGGGCCGTCTGCGCTTGCTCGGGGTTGTGTCGATTGTGCTGATCGCCGCCGTGACCGGCGCGATGATTACTTTGGCCGCAAATGCAGCTCTCGCCGCCAATGCCAAGGTGATCGCTGTTTTACGTCTGGTTGGGGCCAATGACGATTATATCGCCAAAGCCTTTGTGCGCCGGTTCACCCTGCGCGCCCTGACCGGGGCTGCCGTGGGCACGGCACTGGGTCTTGCCGCGGTGTTCTTATTGCCGTCGGCCACGGACCAAGCCGGTTTTCTGACCGGATTGGGCTTTGCCGGCCTGTCGTTTCTTTGGCTCGTGCTGTTGCCACTCTTGGCCGCCGCCGTCGCCTTTCTTGCCACTGGTGCCGCAGCGCGCCGCACCTTATCAGAGTTGCGCTAA
- a CDS encoding TlpA disulfide reductase family protein, protein MRLFRFSVLYMALALSANIASADIQSAEALREGDMKKLVFHTEPKPVSDAAFVHEDGGEGTLGDFQGKFVLLNFWATWCAPCREEMPMLSELQTELGGDAFEVITLATGRNMPPAITKFLDQIGVDNLPEHRDPKSAVARDFAVFGLPTTVILAPDGQEIARLRGDADWSSDSAKAVLKALIAPQE, encoded by the coding sequence ATGCGTCTGTTTCGGTTTAGCGTGCTTTATATGGCCTTGGCCCTAAGCGCAAATATTGCGTCTGCAGATATTCAATCTGCCGAAGCCCTGCGTGAGGGCGATATGAAAAAACTGGTGTTTCATACTGAACCAAAGCCGGTCAGCGATGCAGCTTTTGTGCATGAAGACGGCGGCGAAGGCACGTTGGGAGATTTCCAAGGCAAGTTTGTGCTGCTGAATTTTTGGGCGACGTGGTGTGCCCCATGCCGTGAAGAAATGCCCATGTTGTCAGAACTGCAAACCGAGCTTGGCGGCGACGCTTTTGAGGTTATCACACTGGCAACGGGCCGCAATATGCCGCCGGCGATCACTAAATTCCTAGATCAAATAGGCGTCGACAACTTGCCCGAACATCGCGACCCCAAATCAGCGGTCGCGCGCGATTTTGCTGTGTTTGGCCTGCCAACCACGGTTATCCTAGCCCCAGATGGCCAAGAAATTGCGCGCTTGCGCGGCGATGCCGACTGGTCTAGCGACAGCGCCAAAGCCGTTCTTAAGGCGCTGATTGCGCCACAGGAATAG
- a CDS encoding zinc-ribbon domain-containing protein, with protein sequence MRLTCPNCSAQYEVPEDVIPAEGRDVECSSCNVTWFQAHPDSVPDHETQDQASSADPEWVPEVDASVEIEEVSDHEAAEDPDDPEPTPLEAPADKPEGIVSMAADATDQALAAAVKEAVRRAVPQQFAADDSSQDEANEAENLPDFENELNAWLDGGTDPVEQSADYEQELAETAAALTAEQDLSLEFAEPVAEPAPENSETHQDGVDADRDDAKVETDAPAMAKQRRSLDPAIADVLREEAALEAEIRAEENGIESQPDLGLIAPVDEGARRARQSRERMAQLKGMSVEEAETPVKPVPPNSRRDLLPDIEEINSTLRSTEDRSPSESPDGRRTANQRRAGGNRIGFALAILLVAAAAYVYTKPDTVTGAIPQTEPFVTGYVNAVDNGRLALDQQMTKLMHWLDGMSSDSADLSTEGPAEDSSSAE encoded by the coding sequence ATGCGGCTGACTTGCCCGAATTGTAGTGCACAATACGAAGTGCCAGAAGATGTGATTCCAGCAGAAGGGCGCGACGTTGAGTGCTCTAGCTGCAACGTAACATGGTTTCAGGCGCATCCAGACAGCGTTCCCGATCACGAAACCCAGGATCAAGCCTCCAGTGCAGACCCAGAATGGGTGCCCGAAGTGGATGCGTCCGTAGAGATAGAAGAGGTTTCTGATCATGAGGCTGCAGAGGATCCGGACGATCCTGAACCCACGCCGTTAGAAGCCCCGGCAGATAAGCCCGAAGGCATTGTGTCAATGGCGGCTGATGCGACGGATCAAGCTTTGGCCGCTGCGGTCAAAGAAGCGGTGCGCCGGGCAGTTCCCCAGCAGTTTGCAGCCGACGACAGCAGCCAAGACGAAGCCAATGAGGCCGAAAACCTGCCTGATTTTGAGAATGAGTTAAATGCCTGGCTTGACGGTGGTACAGATCCGGTGGAACAGTCAGCGGATTACGAACAAGAACTGGCAGAGACCGCAGCCGCGCTAACAGCAGAGCAAGACCTGTCTTTGGAATTCGCCGAGCCTGTGGCCGAACCGGCTCCGGAAAACTCTGAAACACATCAAGATGGTGTCGATGCGGACCGGGATGACGCTAAGGTTGAAACTGACGCGCCTGCGATGGCAAAACAGCGGCGTTCACTTGATCCGGCCATTGCGGATGTTCTGCGCGAGGAAGCGGCCCTTGAGGCAGAGATCCGCGCCGAAGAGAACGGAATTGAAAGCCAGCCAGACCTTGGTTTGATTGCCCCGGTGGACGAAGGAGCACGCCGCGCGCGTCAGTCCAGAGAGCGTATGGCCCAACTGAAGGGCATGTCGGTTGAAGAGGCGGAAACCCCAGTAAAGCCGGTGCCGCCAAATTCACGCCGCGATTTGCTGCCGGATATTGAAGAGATCAATTCGACACTGCGGTCCACCGAAGATCGCTCGCCAAGCGAATCCCCTGATGGGCGTCGCACTGCAAACCAAAGACGTGCGGGCGGCAACCGCATTGGGTTTGCGTTGGCCATATTGTTGGTTGCAGCTGCTGCTTACGTCTATACCAAACCAGACACGGTTACTGGAGCGATCCCGCAGACTGAGCCATTTGTGACGGGCTATGTAAATGCGGTGGACAATGGACGTTTGGCGCTGGATCAACAGATGACGAAATTGATGCATTGGCTGGATGGCATGTCTTCGGACAGCGCCGATCTTTCCACTGAAGGACCAGCAGAAGACAGCAGCAGCGCGGAATAA
- a CDS encoding ATP-binding cassette domain-containing protein yields MIELDNIAYSYGGGELLSEISLSLQPGGFYFLTGPSGAGKTTFMKLCYGELTPTSGQTRLFGKDVREMTREDHAMSRRRIGVVHQDCQFLDHLSLTENVALPLTVSGRDNLEQVANLKELLAWVGLKERAKALPPELSGGERQRAALARAVVMSPDVVLADEPTGNVDWEMSQRLLQLLVELNKMGKTVMIATHDMNLIRAAKSKVPARVLRIANRHVQLAGADL; encoded by the coding sequence GTGATTGAGTTGGATAACATTGCCTACAGTTATGGCGGTGGTGAGTTACTAAGTGAGATTTCCTTGTCGTTGCAACCCGGTGGATTCTATTTCCTGACGGGGCCTTCTGGTGCGGGCAAAACCACATTCATGAAACTATGTTATGGCGAGCTGACGCCGACCTCTGGCCAGACCCGATTGTTTGGCAAAGACGTGCGCGAAATGACTCGAGAAGATCACGCGATGTCGCGGCGGCGCATTGGGGTCGTGCATCAGGATTGCCAATTTCTCGACCATCTGTCCCTGACAGAAAACGTGGCCTTGCCCCTGACGGTTTCGGGCCGGGACAATCTGGAACAAGTTGCAAATCTCAAAGAATTACTGGCCTGGGTTGGTCTCAAAGAACGCGCCAAAGCCCTGCCGCCGGAACTCTCTGGCGGCGAACGTCAACGGGCGGCCCTGGCGCGTGCGGTGGTGATGTCCCCTGATGTGGTGCTTGCAGACGAACCCACAGGCAATGTCGATTGGGAGATGTCACAACGCCTGCTTCAATTGCTGGTCGAGCTTAACAAAATGGGCAAAACAGTGATGATAGCCACCCATGATATGAACCTGATCCGGGCTGCGAAATCCAAAGTGCCTGCCCGTGTGCTGCGCATTGCAAACCGGCATGTTCAGCTGGCAGGAGCAGACCTATGA